The genomic region CACTGCAGGTCGCTGTGCGTGGCACTCGGACTGGACGTGCTCTCGCATACCGAATACGAAGCCGACGACCTGATCGGCTCCGCCGTACATGCGGCCCGACCTCACGGCTTCCGCTCGGTGATCGTGTCGGCCGACAAGGACCTCTCGCAGCTGCTGCACGACGGCGACGAGCAGTGGGACTACGCCCGCAACCTGCGCTGGGGCGCGGACGGGGTGCCGGCGCGGCATGGCGTGGAGGCACGCCAGATCGCCGACTACCTCGCCCTGACCGGCGACAGCATCGACAACATTCCCGGCGTACCCGGCATCGGCGCCAAGACCGCGGCCGCCCTGCTCAACCATTTCGGCACCCTCGATGCCTTGCTGGAACGCATCGAAGAAGTGCCGTTCCTGCGCATCCGCGGTGCCGCCAGCACCGCGAAGAAGCTGCGCGAACACCACCAACAGGCCCTGTTGTGCCGGCGCCTGACCACGATCGCGCTCGATGCGCCGATCGACGGCGCGCGCCCCCACTTCGCCCGCGGCAATGGCGATCGCGAGGCCCTGCTGGCGCTCTGCGAGGCCCTGCGTTTCGGTCCGATGACCCGGCGCCGGCTGCACGAGGCAGCGGGGCTGGAATTCATCGCCTCCTGAAACGGCGATGTCCTGAAACGGCGGAGGCGCCCTGAAACAGCCGTCGCGGTACCATCGGCGCATGGATACCGCCACTGACGACAGCATCTCCGAACAGACCGAAACCCTCTACGAAGGCCAATGGCTGCGGCTGAGCCGTCGCGGCAAGTGGGAATTCGCCGAACGCACCCACGGCAACGGCATGGCGGTGATCATCATCGCCGTCACCCCCGACGACAAGGTCGTGTTCGTGGACCAGTACCGCACCCCGCTGGGCGCGCGCACGATCGAGATGCCGGCCGGACTGGTCGGCGACGACCATGCCGACGACACCCTGGCCTCGGCCGCAAAGCGCGAGCTGATCGAGGAAACCGGCTGGGAAGCGGCCCAGGTCGACGTGCTGCTGGTCGGCCCGACCTCCTCGGGCATGAGCAGCGAACGTATCGCCTTCGTCCGCGCCCGCAACCTGACCCGCATCGGCCCCGGCGGCGGCGTCGACGACGAGGACATCGTCGTCCACGAGATTCCCCGCGACGAGGCCCCCGCCTGGCTGATGCGCAAGCAGGCCGAAGGCTACGAGCTCGACCTCAAGCTCTGGGCCGGGCTGTGGATGATCGATCGCAATCCAGATGGTTCGGAAGCGAGGTAGATGAAATACCCGGCCCTGGCTCTCCTTGGAATCATCCTGTGCATCGCCCAGGCCCTGGCAGCCTTCTACACGCTCGGGGAAAGCCCGTCGTCCGCATGCCTGTCGTGCTCCATTGAAGCCGAAGTTTCGGAGTACAGCCTGTTTGCATGGACCACCGCGCTGATCGTTTTCCTTGCGTGCAGGCGGCTGGCCAGCGGGCGGGACACGCTCCTGCTGGCATTGGCCTTCGTGCCCACCTGCCTCCTGGTGAACCACGCCATCTTCGTTTCAAGGGTTGCTTCATGGAGCACGTTCACACTCGCCGACGCGCTGGCCGTAACGATTTCCCTCTCTTACCTCTCGATCGCCATCGCCACAGCCGTGTTCACGCTGGCTGCCGGCTTCATCGTGGCCCGCACCCGCCCCGACAATGAACCCATGTCCTGAGGCAGGCACCCGAACGCCGGGCATCTGAAGGCCGCGCGGCAAAACTCCACCAATGACCGCGCTCCCTGCCGGGCAGCACCTTGTCGATGGCGAACGGGGCGGCAGGTGGAATCGAGACCGGCCCGGCGACAAGGCGCTTGGTCCGCACCGTGTCGCCGAACTGTCCCGGGCGACGGCCAGATCAGGCGAAACGATCGGTCGCCGCGACCAGCGCGTCGATGTTCTCGTCCTCGAACGCCGAATGGCCGGAGGCCGGGGTGATGACGAGGTCGGCCTTCGGCCAGGCCTTGTGCAACTCCCAGGCGTTCTGCACCGGGCAGACCACGTCGTAGCGGCCATGCACGATCACGCCGGGGATGTCGGCGATCTTTCCAACGTCGCGCAACAACTGGTCGTCGACCTCGAAGAAACCGCTGTTGACGAAGTAGTGGTTCTCGATGCGGGCGAAGGCCAGGGCGAAGTGCGGATCCTCGTGGCTTGAAGCGAAGTCGTCGTCCACGTGCAGGAAGCTGGTCGCCCCTTCCCACACGCTCCACGCGCGCGCGGCGGCGAGGCGGGTCGCTTCGTCGTCCGAGGTCAGGCGGCGGTGGAAGGCAGAGATCAGGTCGTGGCGCTCGACCACCGGGATCGCCGCGATGTAGCGCTCCCAGGCCTCCGGGAACAGCCGCGAAGCGCCTTCCTGGTAGAACCATTCCAGCTCCCAGCGACGCAGCATGAAGATGCCGCGCAGCACCAGTTCGGTCACCCGCCCGGGATGCGTTTCGGCGTAGGCCAGCGCGAGGGTGGAGCCCCACGAGCCGCCGAACACCTGCCAGCGCTCGATACCAAGCTTGTCGCGCAGCTTCTCGATGTCCGCGACCAGGTCCCAGGTGGTGTTGTCGACCAGGTCCGCATGCGGGATCGAGCGTCCAGAACCGCGCTGGTCGAACAGCACGATGCGGTACTTCGACGGGTCGTGGAAACGCCGCATCTTCGGGCTGCAGCCCCCGCCGGGTCCACCGTGCAGGATCACCACCGGCTTGCCGTCCGGATTGCCGCACTCCTCGAAATAGAGGCTGTGCCGGTCGTCGACCTTGAGCATTCCGCTGTTGAAGGGCTCGATTTCGGGGTAGAGCTTGCGCATGCCTTGCCTCGGTTCTGCAGTTCGCGACAGTTTACCGGCCGGGCGCACGGCCCAGCGTGACACGATCACGCTGTTCGAGATCGCGTTCGGTCGCGACATCGATCAATCCGGACGCCTCGAACAGCGCGCGCACCGCCACGCCCTGCTCCC from Lysobacter alkalisoli harbors:
- the pip gene encoding prolyl aminopeptidase, whose product is MRKLYPEIEPFNSGMLKVDDRHSLYFEECGNPDGKPVVILHGGPGGGCSPKMRRFHDPSKYRIVLFDQRGSGRSIPHADLVDNTTWDLVADIEKLRDKLGIERWQVFGGSWGSTLALAYAETHPGRVTELVLRGIFMLRRWELEWFYQEGASRLFPEAWERYIAAIPVVERHDLISAFHRRLTSDDEATRLAAARAWSVWEGATSFLHVDDDFASSHEDPHFALAFARIENHYFVNSGFFEVDDQLLRDVGKIADIPGVIVHGRYDVVCPVQNAWELHKAWPKADLVITPASGHSAFEDENIDALVAATDRFA
- a CDS encoding NUDIX hydrolase, whose protein sequence is MDTATDDSISEQTETLYEGQWLRLSRRGKWEFAERTHGNGMAVIIIAVTPDDKVVFVDQYRTPLGARTIEMPAGLVGDDHADDTLASAAKRELIEETGWEAAQVDVLLVGPTSSGMSSERIAFVRARNLTRIGPGGGVDDEDIVVHEIPRDEAPAWLMRKQAEGYELDLKLWAGLWMIDRNPDGSEAR